The window NNNNNNNNNNNNNNNNNNNNNNNNNNNNNNNNNNNNNNNNNNNNNNNNNNNNNNNNNNNNNNNNNNNNNNNNNNNNNNNNNNNNNNNNNNNNNNNNNNNNNNNNNNNNNNNNNNNNNNNNNNNNNNNNNNNNNNNNNNNNNNNNNNNNNNNNNNNNNNNNNNNNNNNNNNNNNNNNNNNNNNNNNNNNNNNNNNNNNNNNNNNNNNNNNNNNNNNNNNNGATATTTTTTTAGCAAAGAGAACCAGTTTCTGATTGTCTGGGGCATATTTTCTTGCTCAGAGTTCCAGTTAATCCAGGACTGTAATGTATCCCATAATGTGTCTTCTTCAACTAGCTTGAGTTCAGGGATGATGTCTTTTTGATTGAATTTTTCCTCGGAGAATAACTCCCAATTGTTCAAAACAGTATTGTATGAGAGTCTAGTGCCTTTTGCCTTTCTAGAAATTTTATCCATAAAGGTCTCACGAGTTCTTTCTTTCTTAACTAGCAATGAAAGAAATACATCATAATATGTTAAAAAGTAAACTATTTGATTGACAGATTAGACTAATTACTAAACTTCATAGACATGATTTCTTGCCAAAATTTAATAGAAGATTTCTCTCAGAATAGACATGGAAACAAAAAACATCGGCTTGCGTGGAATCGAAGTTGCCGACACTAAAATATCAAATATTGATGGAGAAAAAGGCAAATTAATTTACCGTGGTTATGATATCTTTGAACTCACAAAAAAATCAAGTTATGAAGAAACAGCATATCTATTATTGCACGATGATCTGCCAACTAAAGAACAGCTGGCTGAATTCAAATCCAAATTAAATGAAGCAAGATGGATTCCAAAAAGAATGCAAATCAACATGGGAAATTGGAGAAAGGATGCAGATCCTATGGATATGTTGCAGGCGTTTGTTTCAGCACTTGCTGGATATTATGATGAAGAATTTGCAACAAAAGAAGCAAGTTATGATAAAGCTATCAATCTGATTGCTAAAATTCCAACGATAATTGCAAGTTGGCAAAGAGTTAGAGACGGCTTGGAAATTATTGATCCTGATCCATCTTTAGATCATGCAGCAAATTTCCTATACATGATGTTTGGTGAAAAACCAGATAAAGAAATTGAAAAGATATTTGACACTTGTTTGATTCTTCATGCTGATCATACATTTAACGCATCAACATTTGTCGCAAGACAAGTTGCATCAACTAGAGCCCACATGTATTCAGCTGCAAGTGCTGCCATAGGTGCATTAAGTGGTGAACTACATGGAGGAGCAAATACTGAAGTGATGAAGATGCTTTTAGAAATAGGGACAATAGACAATGTAGTTCCATGGATTAAAGAAAGAATGGAAAAAGGTGAAAGAATAATGGGAATGGGTCATGCAGTATACAAAACATATGATCCGAGAGCAACCGTTCTAAAAGAATTATCAAGAAAACTCGGTGCAAAAACAGGTGAACCATGGTATGACATTACAGAAAAAGTTGAAACAACAACTATTGAAGAAATGAAAAAACAAAAAGGAAAAGACATCTATCCAAATGTGGATTTGTATAGTGCATCAATTTACTATATGCTAAAAATTCCAATGGATTTGAACACACCAATCTTTGCAATATCAAGAGTTGCAGGATGGGCAGCACACATCATTGAAGAAAAATTTGCAGAAGCAGCACCAAAACCTGCACTGTATAGACCAAAGGCAGTCTATGTTGGAAAGTATTGCGGGCCAGAAGGCTGTGAATACAAAGAGCTTGACCTGAGAAAATAATTTTAGTTTCTTGTGTTAAGCCATTCTTTTGCTTTTGAATTTACATCATGTTTGTACAATACTTCAAAGACCATATCATAAAATGTGATTCCCTTTTTCTGAGCCTGATCATCTAACCAACGAATTCCATCTTTTAATTCAGGATCATATTCTGAGAATTCTACAAGTTCATCTACCATCTTTGAGAAGAATGTGTGTGACTCTAACATATGTTTAGCTTTGAATCTTTGATCATAAGGGCGGGATTCAAAATATATAGACAAAAAACGGTTTTTTGGTTGACACTTGGAGCATGTTTTATTTTTTGATGGCAATACTAAGAGAATATCATGGACAATTCAAACAAATAATTCAATTATAGACCAAAAAAGAGAGCATGCAGAAATTTACTTGGACAAAGTATCCAACATTCAATCAAAATACATTGGACTGCATATCGGATTATTTTGGGGAATTGGTACATTTATCATAAAAAATGAAGATGTTGTAAAAATAGCAATAGACGATAAATCTATTTTTGATCATCTTTCGTTGAATCAAAAAAGCGATGACATATTTATTGAGCGAAGAACTTTTTTTATCAAACAGTTGTTGAAACAAAGAAAGTTGAAAATAACATATGAGTTAATTCCATCGGAGAAAAACTTGGCTGCTAAAAAAATTTAATGCAAAGGTGCTTAAGACCAAAAACGAGAGTTACTTGGTGACAGCTCCAATGCATCTTATGAAAATACTAATTTCATCAACAATAAAAGAAAGAAGTGTTCAATATCATTGACCATTGTTAAAAACAATTAAAGCGATCATGTAGAATTTGCATCACTTGTTTTGGATTATTGTAAATTTTTGATAAAAATAGGAAATTCAAAAATAATGCCAGTACACAGACCAAAAATAAAGACTAGATTTATTTAGCATCTATAAAGCATCCAAATCAATATGGCGAGCATAGATAAAATTGCAATTATATTTTCTATTGCAATTGTAGCGGCCGGTGTAGGATTTGCATCCTTCCACGGTCAAGTTCAAGATAATGCTCCAGTCGTTTCAGCACCAGTTGTTTCTAAAACTGTACCTGCAGCAACTGCACCACAAGCACAATTTGGCGCAGATATTGCAGCTAAAGTAAAACAGGAAACATCAGAGAAACCAGCTGCACCAGTTGAGAAACCAGCTGCACCAGTTGAGAAACCAGCTGCACCAGTTGAGAAACCAGCTGCACCAGTTGAGAAACCAGCTGCACCAGTTGAGAAACCAGCTGCACCAGTTGAGAAAAAATNNNNNNNNNNNNNNNNNNNNNNNNNNNNNNNNNNNNNNNNNNNNNNNNNNNNNNNNNNNNNNNNNNNNNNNNNNNNNNNNNNNNNNNNNNNNNNNNNNNNNNNNNNNNNNNNNNNNNNNNNNNNNNNNNNNNNNNNNNNNNNNNNNNNNNNNNNNNNNNNNNNNNNNNNNNNNNNNNNNNNNNNNNNNNNNNNNNNNNNNNNNNNNNNNNNNNNNNNNNNNNNNNNNNNNNNNNNNNNNNNNNNNNNNNNNNNNNNNNNNNNNNNNNNNNNNNNNNNNNNNNNNNNNNNNNNNNNNNNNNNNNNNNNNNNNNNTATGTAATTATTTTATTATGAAAATAGGCATAAATCAAAATTTTTACATTTTAGCATAAATTTCCATAAAAATAGAGGTATAATCAAAATAAACAAAAAAATTTGAGAATAATGCAATGATCAGATTTATTTATGTAAAGTAAATTCACAAAATTAATTATGGCAGGTATAGACAAAGCAGCAATTGCATTTTCTATTGCAATTGTTGCAGTCGGCGTAGGATTTGCATTCTACCATGGCAATGTCCAAGACAATACCCCAGTTGTTTCAGCACCAGTTGTTACTAAAACTGTACCAACAACTGCACCACAAGCACAATTTGGTGCAGATATTGCAGCTAAAGTAAAACAGGAAACACCTACAAAAGCATTGAAAGCAGGATGGGAGAGAATCACATCAGCAACAGATCCTGGTGTAGGTCATGAAGCACATCAACTTGCAATCATTTTGGCACCAAGTGACAAAGTGTATTCAGGTACATTACAATATGATGCATCTGAACCAATACAACTAGTTTCACTTACTGGTCCATTAAAAGATGGCGAAGACAAGGGGCAAGCAATTTGGACACCTGATGGAAAAACAAAGTTTGCATTAACTTTTGTTGATCCAATGAATGCAGCAGGCGAATGGAAATTTGCCGGTAATGCACTAGCCGTACACACTATGAAAACCACACCATTCACAGTTGACTACAAAGTAGATTACAAAGAAAATCCAACATCCCCAACTGTAATGACTGGAACAATTCAGTCAGTACAAGATCCAGGAGTTGGACATGAAGCACATCAACTTGCAGTGATATTAGCACCATCAAGTGATATGTATTCTGGAATTCTTTCATACTCTGCTTCTGAAAATATTCAACTGGTTTCATTAAGAGGTCCAATTGGTCCTGATGAAAAACCAGCTCAAATATGGACTCCGGATGGAAAAACAATCTTTGAATTGACATTTGTCGATCCAAAGAATGCAATGGGATCATGGGAGTTTAAAGGCAATGCACTAGCAGTTCACACAATGAATACCAATCCATTTACTGTAAGCTATTCAGTAAGCACAACAGCTTCAAAATCAGCTGAAATGAAAGATGGAATGATGATGGAACAAAAAACAAACGAACCATCAAAAACAGNNNNNNNNNNNNNNNNNNNNNNNNNNNNNNNNNNNNNNNNNNNNNNNNNNNNNNNNNNNNNNNNNNNNNNNNNNNNNNNNNNNNNNNNNNNNNNNNNNNNNNNNNNNNNNNNNNNNNNNNNNNNNNNNNNNNNNNNNNNNNNNNNNNNNNNNNNNNNNNNNNNNNNNNNNNNNNNNNNNNNNNNNNNNNNNNNNNNNNNNNNNNNNNNNNNNNNNNNNNNNNNNNNNNNNNNNNNNNNNNNNNNNNNNNNNNNNNNNNNNNNNNNNNNNNNNNNNNNNNNNNNNNNNNNNNNNNNNNNNNNNNNNNNNNNNNNNNNNNNNNNNNNNNNNNNNNNNNNNNNNNNNNNNNNNNNNNNNNNNNNNNNNNNNNNNNNNNNNNNNNNNNNNNNNNNTCTATGAGTCTCATCTCTAGCATGTTGTAGAATTTTCAATGAAGGTTTATCTTTTGGAATAATTATCGGGTCTTTCTGGTTTGGGACAAATATCTCTTCATTTTCCTTGGCAAGTGAAATGCAATCAAGACTCAACCCTATTGACTGCAATGATTTGAGTGCTGCATTGAGTTGACCTTTTCCACCATCGATTAATATCAGATCTGGCAATTGTGAATCTTCCTCTTGCAATCTAAGATATCTTCGTTTGATAACTTCACTTATCATTGCAAAGTCATCTCTTCCTGAAACTGTTTTGATTTTAAATTTACGATATCCAGATTTGTGTGGTTTTCCATCTACAAATCTAGCCATAGAGCCCACTGCAAATTCATCACCATGATTTGAAATATCGAAACATTCAATGATGTTTGGAACTACAGAAAGATTCAACATTTCTTTTAATTCGATTAATCCAACATTACCTCCTTTTGAATGGATTAAGGCAATATTTTTTAAAATCAAATCAATGATGTCCTTTCT is drawn from Candidatus Nitrosarchaeum limnium SFB1 and contains these coding sequences:
- a CDS encoding 2-methylcitrate synthase/citrate synthase II → METKNIGLRGIEVADTKISNIDGEKGKLIYRGYDIFELTKKSSYEETAYLLLHDDLPTKEQLAEFKSKLNEARWIPKRMQINMGNWRKDADPMDMLQAFVSALAGYYDEEFATKEASYDKAINLIAKIPTIIASWQRVRDGLEIIDPDPSLDHAANFLYMMFGEKPDKEIEKIFDTCLILHADHTFNASTFVARQVASTRAHMYSAASAAIGALSGELHGGANTEVMKMLLEIGTIDNVVPWIKERMEKGERIMGMGHAVYKTYDPRATVLKELSRKLGAKTGEPWYDITEKVETTTIEEMKKQKGKDIYPNVDLYSASIYYMLKIPMDLNTPIFAISRVAGWAAHIIEEKFAEAAPKPALYRPKAVYVGKYCGPEGCEYKELDLRK
- a CDS encoding hypothetical protein (hypothetical protein Nmar_1100), which encodes MLESHTFFSKMVDELVEFSEYDPELKDGIRWLDDQAQKKGITFYDMVFEVLYKHDVNSKAKEWLNTRN
- a CDS encoding hypothetical protein (hypothetical protein Nmar_1101), whose amino-acid sequence is MEHVLFFDGNTKRISWTIQTNNSIIDQKREHAEIYLDKVSNIQSKYIGLHIGLFWGIGTFIIKNEDVVKIAIDDKSIFDHLSLNQKSDDIFIERRTFFIKQLLKQRKLKITYELIPSEKNLAAKKI